The Agelaius phoeniceus isolate bAgePho1 chromosome 26, bAgePho1.hap1, whole genome shotgun sequence genome has a window encoding:
- the KLHL10 gene encoding kelch-like protein 10 yields MVYQIPGISAEMMGLIINYAYTGTVPITEDNVESLLAAADQFNVMGIVSLCCEFLSSRLCFENCIGICRLTDYYHCPDLRAAACVYILHHFEEVSQVSEEFLDLSAEELAHIIEKDELNVRREEAVFEAVLRWIAHDPQNRRQHIACLLSKVRLALLQSDYFMNNVKAHEYVRDNANCKDLIISALSEIYDLNSYGQSSSVNANPLTRPRLPYAILFAIGGWSGGGATSAIETYDGRTDKWLNIPWEQESPVAYHGSAYLKGHVYVIGGFDGTDYFNIVKRFDPLQKTWQQVAPMHSRRCYVSVTVVDNFIYAMGGFDGYMRLNTAERYDPDTNQWTLITPMHEQRSDASATTLNGKVYICGGFDGDQCLSSAEVFNPTTNQWSLIAPMSSRRSGVGVMAYGNQVYAVGGFDGNSRLQSVEAYNPIANAWHAVPSMLNPRSNFGIEVMDGLLFVVGGFNGFSTTVATECYEEDTNEWYDAHSMGITRSAVSCCVVPGLSNVMEYIARQHYYQHSSSMDILFTSSTRSSPL; encoded by the exons ATGGTCTATCAAATCCCTGGCATTTCAGCTGAAATGATGGGTCTCATCATCAATTACGCCTACACCGGGACAGTACCGATCACAGAGGACAACGTTGAGAgtttgctggctgcagcagatCAGTTCAATGTCATGGGCATCGTCAGCCTGTGCTGTGAGTTCCTCAGTTCCAGGCTGTGCTTTGAGAATTGCATTGGCATTTGCAGACTCACTGACTATTACCACTGCCCCGACCTGCGCGCAGCTGCCTGCGTGTACATCCTGCATCACTTCGaggaggtgtcccaggtgtccgaGGAgttcctggacctctctgccgaGGAGCTGGCACACATCATTGAGAAGGATGAGCTTAACGTGCGGCGAGAAGAAGCCGTGTTTGAGGCTGTGCTGAGGTGGATCGCTCATGACCCGCAGAACAGGAGGCAGCACATCGCCTGCTTGCTCAGCAAG GTTCGACTGGCACTCCTACAATCCGACTACTTCATGAACAACGTCAAAGCTCACGAGTACGTGAGAGACAACGCCAACTGCAAAGATCTCATCATCAGTGCCCTGTCCGAAATCTACGACCTGAACTCCTACGGCCAGAGTTCCTCAGTCAACGCCAACCCCCTCACCCGGCCGCGCCTGCCCTACGCCATCCTCTTTGCCATCGGGGGctggagcggcggcggcgccacCAGCGCCATCGAGACCTACGACGGCCGCACTGACAAGTGGCTGAACAtcccctgggagcaggagagccCTGTTGCCTATCATGGCTCGGCTTATTTGAAAGGCCACGTCTACGTGATCGGTGGATTCGATGGCACGGATTATTTCAACATCGTCAAACGCTTCGATCCGCTCCAGAAGACGTGGCAGCAGGTAGCGCCCATGCACTCACGGCGCTGCTACGTCAGCGTCACCGTTGTGGACAACTTCATCTATGCCATGGGAGGCTTTGATGGGTACATGAGGCTCAACACAGCGGAGCGGTATGACCCAGACACCAACCAGTGGACCCTGATCACCCCCATGCACGAGCAGAGGAGCGACGCCAGCGCAACCACGCTGAATGGAAAG gtgtacATCTGTGGTGGGTTTGATGGTGATCAGTGCCTCAGCTCAGCTGAAGTGTTCAACCCCACCACAAACCAGTGGTCCCTGATTGCCCCaatgagcagcaggagaagtgGAGTTGGGGTGATGGCGTATGGGAACCAGGTGTACGCG GTCGGAGGGTTTGACGGGAACAGCCGGCTGCAGAGCGTGGAAGCGTACAACCCCATCGCCAACGCCTGGCACGCCGTGCCCTCCATGCTAAACCCACGCAGCAACTTTGGCATTGAGGTGATGGACGGCCTCTTGTTCGTGGTGGGGGGCTTCAATGGGTTCAGCACCACCGTGGCCACCGAGTGCTACGAGGAGGACACCAACGAGTGGTACGATGCCCACAGCATGGGCATCACCCGCAGCGCCGTCAGCTGCTGCGTGGTGCCAGGACTCTCCAATGTCATGGAATACATCGCCAGGCAACACTACtaccagcacagctcctccatGGACATCTTGTTCACCAGCTCAACTCGGAGCTCGCCGTTGTAA
- the NT5C3B gene encoding 7-methylguanosine phosphate-specific 5'-nucleotidase isoform X2: MLGNGSLRVSPPQRSVTQRSQCVRSGSVPGTLRARTETFLLFIYLFIYLFIIKKIDLFLTYLAFPARREGNATAARSRSGAEHGRILRFCGRSNHGTRPERGRSPARRRWAPFRCRAPFRSRPAAARPGASGASGDGARAGESHGPDPAARASAGDHPGSPGAGGGQTADILDTSRVISEDGKKKLKDLLHYYYPIEIDPNRTLEEKRPLMVEWWTKAHELLVQQKIHKSDIAQIVRESEAMLRDGFKEFFDQLHKNSIPLFIFSAGVGDILEEIIRQANVFYPNVNVVSNYMAFSDEGVLTHFKGPLIHTYNKNNSVLQGTGYFQQLSTRTSIILLGDSMGDLTMADGVPSVENILKIGFLNDKVEERRKKYLDSYDIVLESDETLDVVNGILRYLLAET; this comes from the exons ATGCTGGGGAATGGTTCTTTGAGGGTTTCTCCCCCCCAGCGTTCTGTGACTCAGCGCTCTCAATGTGTGCGGAGCGGTTCAGTGCCGGGAACCCTGCGGGCACGAACGGAgacttttcttttatttatttatttatttatttatttatttattattaaaaaaatagatcTATTTTTAACATATCTCGCCTTCCCGGCTCGTCGCGAGGGAAACGCAACCGCCGCTCGGAGCCGCAGCGGGGCGGAGCACGGGAGGATTCTCCGGTTCTGCGGCCGCAGCAACCACGGAACGCGGCCGGAACGCGGCCGgagccccgcccgccgccgctgGGCCCCGTTCCGGTGCCGGGCCCCGTTCCGGtcccgccccgcggctgcgCGGCCCGGAGCGAGCGGAGCGAGCGGAGATG GTGCCCGAGCTGGGGAAAGCCACGGTCCGGATCCGGCAGCCCGAGCGAGTGCGGGAGATCATCCAGGCTCTCCGGGAGCAGGGGGTGGCCAAACTGCAG atATCCTCGATACCAGCCGTGTTATCAGCGAGGATGGCAAGAAGAAG CTGAAGGATCTGCTCCACTATTACTATCCCATAGAAATAGATCCCAACCGGACCCTGGAAGAGAAACGTCCCCTCATGGTGGAGTG GTGGACCAAAGCCCATGAGCTGCTGGTGCAGCAGAAGATCCACAAAAGTGACATAGCCCAGATTGTCAGAGAGTCAGAAGCAATGCTCAG GGATGGCTTCAAGGAGTTCTTTGATCAGCTGCATAAGAACAGCATCCCCCTGTTCATCTTCTCTGCTGGGGTTGGGGACATCCTGGAGGAGATCATCCGTCAGGCCAACGTCTTCTACCCCAATGTCAATGTGGTGTCCAACTACATGGCCTTCAGTGATGAG ggagTCCTCACACACTTCAAGGGGCCCCTCATCCACACCTACAACAAGAACAACTCCgtgctgcagggcacagggtaCTTCCAGCAGCTGAGCACCAGGACGAGCATCATCCTGCTGGGGGACTCCATGGGTGACCTGACCATGGCAGATGGTGTTCCCAGCGTGGAGAACATCCTCAAGATTGGCTTTCTCAATGACAAG GTggaagagaggaggaagaagtaCCTGGACTCCTATGACATTGTGCTGGAGAGTGATGAGACCCTGGACGTGGTGAACGGGATCCTGCGGTACCTCCTGGCTGAGACATGA
- the NT5C3B gene encoding 7-methylguanosine phosphate-specific 5'-nucleotidase isoform X1 translates to MLGNGSLRVSPPQRSVTQRSQCVRSGSVPGTLRARTETFLLFIYLFIYLFIIKKIDLFLTYLAFPARREGNATAARSRSGAEHGRILRFCGRSNHGTRPERGRSPARRRWAPFRCRAPFRSRPAAARPGASGASGDGESGAAGRASGTRRGSVPPELGGARGGTERGLCPQVPELGKATVRIRQPERVREIIQALREQGVAKLQVISDFDMTLSRFGCNGRRCPTSHNILDTSRVISEDGKKKLKDLLHYYYPIEIDPNRTLEEKRPLMVEWWTKAHELLVQQKIHKSDIAQIVRESEAMLRDGFKEFFDQLHKNSIPLFIFSAGVGDILEEIIRQANVFYPNVNVVSNYMAFSDEGVLTHFKGPLIHTYNKNNSVLQGTGYFQQLSTRTSIILLGDSMGDLTMADGVPSVENILKIGFLNDKVEERRKKYLDSYDIVLESDETLDVVNGILRYLLAET, encoded by the exons ATGCTGGGGAATGGTTCTTTGAGGGTTTCTCCCCCCCAGCGTTCTGTGACTCAGCGCTCTCAATGTGTGCGGAGCGGTTCAGTGCCGGGAACCCTGCGGGCACGAACGGAgacttttcttttatttatttatttatttatttatttatttattattaaaaaaatagatcTATTTTTAACATATCTCGCCTTCCCGGCTCGTCGCGAGGGAAACGCAACCGCCGCTCGGAGCCGCAGCGGGGCGGAGCACGGGAGGATTCTCCGGTTCTGCGGCCGCAGCAACCACGGAACGCGGCCGGAACGCGGCCGgagccccgcccgccgccgctgGGCCCCGTTCCGGTGCCGGGCCCCGTTCCGGtcccgccccgcggctgcgCGGCCCGGAGCGAGCGGAGCGAGCGGAGATGGTGAgagcggggctgcgggccgggccAGCGGGACCCGCCGGGGCTCGGTGCCCCCGGAGCTGGGGGGAGCCCGGGGCGGCACCGAGCGGGGTCTCTGCCCGCAGGTGCCCGAGCTGGGGAAAGCCACGGTCCGGATCCGGCAGCCCGAGCGAGTGCGGGAGATCATCCAGGCTCTCCGGGAGCAGGGGGTGGCCAAACTGCAG gTCATTTCTGACTTTGACATGACGCTGAGCAGGTTTGGTTGCAATGGCAGGCGCTGCCCCACATCTCACA atATCCTCGATACCAGCCGTGTTATCAGCGAGGATGGCAAGAAGAAG CTGAAGGATCTGCTCCACTATTACTATCCCATAGAAATAGATCCCAACCGGACCCTGGAAGAGAAACGTCCCCTCATGGTGGAGTG GTGGACCAAAGCCCATGAGCTGCTGGTGCAGCAGAAGATCCACAAAAGTGACATAGCCCAGATTGTCAGAGAGTCAGAAGCAATGCTCAG GGATGGCTTCAAGGAGTTCTTTGATCAGCTGCATAAGAACAGCATCCCCCTGTTCATCTTCTCTGCTGGGGTTGGGGACATCCTGGAGGAGATCATCCGTCAGGCCAACGTCTTCTACCCCAATGTCAATGTGGTGTCCAACTACATGGCCTTCAGTGATGAG ggagTCCTCACACACTTCAAGGGGCCCCTCATCCACACCTACAACAAGAACAACTCCgtgctgcagggcacagggtaCTTCCAGCAGCTGAGCACCAGGACGAGCATCATCCTGCTGGGGGACTCCATGGGTGACCTGACCATGGCAGATGGTGTTCCCAGCGTGGAGAACATCCTCAAGATTGGCTTTCTCAATGACAAG GTggaagagaggaggaagaagtaCCTGGACTCCTATGACATTGTGCTGGAGAGTGATGAGACCCTGGACGTGGTGAACGGGATCCTGCGGTACCTCCTGGCTGAGACATGA
- the FKBP10 gene encoding peptidyl-prolyl cis-trans isomerase FKBP10 isoform X2, which translates to MDRGLQGMCVNERRHLIVPPHLGYGSIGVAGLIPPDATLYFDVVMLDIWNKNDKLQITTLSKPQHCNRTVENSDFVRYHYNGTLLDGTPFDSSYSKGSTYDTYVGTGWLIKGMDQGLLGMCAGEKRSIIIPPFLAYGEKGYGTVIPPQASLVFSVLLVDFHNPKDGVFLEHLEVPETCKRRAVTGDFVRYHYNGTLMDGTLFDSSYSRNQTYNTYIGKGYIIPGMDQGLQGVCVGEHRRVVIPPHLAYGENGAGDKIPGSAVLIFDVHIIDFHNPADPVEIETVFRPEGCNVTSRHRDFVRYHYNCSLLDGTRLFSSHDYEKPQEVTLGANKVIEGLNSGLLDMCAGERRVLIVPPHLGHGESGARGVPGSAVLRFEVELISMEEGVPEGYLFIWHGEPPANLYEQMDLNKDGGIPAEEFSTFIKTQVAEGKGRLMPSSDPEKVIADMFQNQDRNQDGKITPEELKLKSDEDQEKIHEEL; encoded by the exons ATGGaccgggggctgcagggcatgTGCGTCAACGAGCGGCGCCACCTCATCGTGCCACCCCACCTGGGCTACGGCAGCATCGGCGTGG CGGGGCTGATCCCCCCAGATGCCACGCTGTACTTCGATGTGGTCATGCTGGACATCTGGAACAAGAATGACAAGCTGCAGATCACCACCCTGTccaaaccccagcactgcaacCGCACGGTGGAGAACTCGGACTTCGTGCGGTACCACTACAATGGCACTCTGCTGGATGGGACCCCCTTCGACTCCAG CTACAGCAAGGGCAGCACCTATGACACCTACGTGGGCACGGGGTGGCTGATCAAGGGCATGgaccaggggctgctggggatgtgcGCTGGGGAGAAGAGGAGCATCATCATCCCCCCGTTCCTGGCCTATGGGGAGAAGGGCTACG GGACGGTGATCCCGCCGCAGGCATCGCTGGTGTTCAGCGTGCTGCTGGTGGATTTCCACAATCCCAAGGATGGCGTCTTCCTGGAGCACCTGGAGGTGCCAGAGACCTGCAAGCGCCGGGCTGTGACCGGGGACTTTGTCCGCTACCACTACAACGGGACACTCATGGATGGGACCCTCTTTGACTCCAG CTACTCCCGCAATCAGACCTACAACACCTACATTGGCAAGGGCTACATCATCCCTGGCATGGATCAGGGGCTGCAGGGCGTCTGCGTGGGAGAGCACCGGCGAGTGGTCATCCCCCCACACCTGGCTTACGGGGAGAACGGTGCAG GGGATAAAATTCCCGGCTCAGCCGTGCTCATCTTTGATGTGCACATCATCGATTTCCACAACCCCGCGGACCCGGTGGAGATCGAGACCGTGTTCCGGCCCGAGGGCTGCAATGTCACCAGCCGCCACCGCGACTTCGTGCGCTACCACTACAACTGCTCCCTGCTGGATGGCACCCGGCTCTTCTCCTC CCATGACTACGAGAAGCCCCAGGAGGTGACTCTGGGGGCCAACAAGGTGATTGAGGGGCTCAACAGTGGCCTGCTGGACATGTGTGCAGGGGAGAGAAGGGTGCTCATCGTGCCCCCACACCTGGGCCACGGGGAGAGCGGAG CCCGGGGGGTGCCTGGCAGCGCCGTGCTGCGCTTCGAGGTGGAGCTGATCTCCATGGAGGAGGGGGTTCCTGAGGGCTACCTCTTCATCTGGCATGGGGAGCCACCAGCCAACCTGTACGAGCAGATGGACCTCAACAAGGACGGGGGGATCCCTGCTGAAGAG TTCTCCACCTTCATCAAGACCCAGGTGGCAGAGGGGAAAGGCCGCCTGATGCCCAGCTCTGACCCAGAGAAAGTCATTGCTGACATGTTCCAGAACCAGGACCGCAACCAGGACGGGAAGATCACACCCGAGGAGCTGAAGCTCAAGTCGGATGAGGACCAGGAGAAGATCCATGAGGAGCTCTGA
- the FKBP10 gene encoding peptidyl-prolyl cis-trans isomerase FKBP10 isoform X1 yields MAMAPGSRCCLLLLLLLLLGVLGAPALGDPGPLEDVVIDRYYIPKICLREAQMGDFIRYHYNGTFKDGKKFDSSYDRGATVAGVVGVGRLITGMDRGLQGMCVNERRHLIVPPHLGYGSIGVAGLIPPDATLYFDVVMLDIWNKNDKLQITTLSKPQHCNRTVENSDFVRYHYNGTLLDGTPFDSSYSKGSTYDTYVGTGWLIKGMDQGLLGMCAGEKRSIIIPPFLAYGEKGYGTVIPPQASLVFSVLLVDFHNPKDGVFLEHLEVPETCKRRAVTGDFVRYHYNGTLMDGTLFDSSYSRNQTYNTYIGKGYIIPGMDQGLQGVCVGEHRRVVIPPHLAYGENGAGDKIPGSAVLIFDVHIIDFHNPADPVEIETVFRPEGCNVTSRHRDFVRYHYNCSLLDGTRLFSSHDYEKPQEVTLGANKVIEGLNSGLLDMCAGERRVLIVPPHLGHGESGARGVPGSAVLRFEVELISMEEGVPEGYLFIWHGEPPANLYEQMDLNKDGGIPAEEFSTFIKTQVAEGKGRLMPSSDPEKVIADMFQNQDRNQDGKITPEELKLKSDEDQEKIHEEL; encoded by the exons ATGGCCATGGCCCCGGGCAGccgctgctgcctcctcctcctcctcctcctcctcctgggcgTCTTGGGGGCCCCGGCGCTGGGCGACCCCGGCCCCTTGGAAGACGTGGTGATAGACAGATACTATATTCCCAAAATCTGCCTGCGGGAGGCGCAGATGGGGGATTTCATTCGCTACCACTACAATGGGACCTTTAAAGATGGCAAAAAGTTTGACTCCAG CTACGACAGAGGGGCCACGGTGGCCGGTGTGGTGGGCGTTGGGCGGCTGATCACGGGCATGGaccgggggctgcagggcatgTGCGTCAACGAGCGGCGCCACCTCATCGTGCCACCCCACCTGGGCTACGGCAGCATCGGCGTGG CGGGGCTGATCCCCCCAGATGCCACGCTGTACTTCGATGTGGTCATGCTGGACATCTGGAACAAGAATGACAAGCTGCAGATCACCACCCTGTccaaaccccagcactgcaacCGCACGGTGGAGAACTCGGACTTCGTGCGGTACCACTACAATGGCACTCTGCTGGATGGGACCCCCTTCGACTCCAG CTACAGCAAGGGCAGCACCTATGACACCTACGTGGGCACGGGGTGGCTGATCAAGGGCATGgaccaggggctgctggggatgtgcGCTGGGGAGAAGAGGAGCATCATCATCCCCCCGTTCCTGGCCTATGGGGAGAAGGGCTACG GGACGGTGATCCCGCCGCAGGCATCGCTGGTGTTCAGCGTGCTGCTGGTGGATTTCCACAATCCCAAGGATGGCGTCTTCCTGGAGCACCTGGAGGTGCCAGAGACCTGCAAGCGCCGGGCTGTGACCGGGGACTTTGTCCGCTACCACTACAACGGGACACTCATGGATGGGACCCTCTTTGACTCCAG CTACTCCCGCAATCAGACCTACAACACCTACATTGGCAAGGGCTACATCATCCCTGGCATGGATCAGGGGCTGCAGGGCGTCTGCGTGGGAGAGCACCGGCGAGTGGTCATCCCCCCACACCTGGCTTACGGGGAGAACGGTGCAG GGGATAAAATTCCCGGCTCAGCCGTGCTCATCTTTGATGTGCACATCATCGATTTCCACAACCCCGCGGACCCGGTGGAGATCGAGACCGTGTTCCGGCCCGAGGGCTGCAATGTCACCAGCCGCCACCGCGACTTCGTGCGCTACCACTACAACTGCTCCCTGCTGGATGGCACCCGGCTCTTCTCCTC CCATGACTACGAGAAGCCCCAGGAGGTGACTCTGGGGGCCAACAAGGTGATTGAGGGGCTCAACAGTGGCCTGCTGGACATGTGTGCAGGGGAGAGAAGGGTGCTCATCGTGCCCCCACACCTGGGCCACGGGGAGAGCGGAG CCCGGGGGGTGCCTGGCAGCGCCGTGCTGCGCTTCGAGGTGGAGCTGATCTCCATGGAGGAGGGGGTTCCTGAGGGCTACCTCTTCATCTGGCATGGGGAGCCACCAGCCAACCTGTACGAGCAGATGGACCTCAACAAGGACGGGGGGATCCCTGCTGAAGAG TTCTCCACCTTCATCAAGACCCAGGTGGCAGAGGGGAAAGGCCGCCTGATGCCCAGCTCTGACCCAGAGAAAGTCATTGCTGACATGTTCCAGAACCAGGACCGCAACCAGGACGGGAAGATCACACCCGAGGAGCTGAAGCTCAAGTCGGATGAGGACCAGGAGAAGATCCATGAGGAGCTCTGA
- the FKBP10 gene encoding peptidyl-prolyl cis-trans isomerase FKBP10 isoform X3: MLDIWNKNDKLQITTLSKPQHCNRTVENSDFVRYHYNGTLLDGTPFDSSYSKGSTYDTYVGTGWLIKGMDQGLLGMCAGEKRSIIIPPFLAYGEKGYGTVIPPQASLVFSVLLVDFHNPKDGVFLEHLEVPETCKRRAVTGDFVRYHYNGTLMDGTLFDSSYSRNQTYNTYIGKGYIIPGMDQGLQGVCVGEHRRVVIPPHLAYGENGAGDKIPGSAVLIFDVHIIDFHNPADPVEIETVFRPEGCNVTSRHRDFVRYHYNCSLLDGTRLFSSHDYEKPQEVTLGANKVIEGLNSGLLDMCAGERRVLIVPPHLGHGESGARGVPGSAVLRFEVELISMEEGVPEGYLFIWHGEPPANLYEQMDLNKDGGIPAEEFSTFIKTQVAEGKGRLMPSSDPEKVIADMFQNQDRNQDGKITPEELKLKSDEDQEKIHEEL, from the exons ATGCTGGACATCTGGAACAAGAATGACAAGCTGCAGATCACCACCCTGTccaaaccccagcactgcaacCGCACGGTGGAGAACTCGGACTTCGTGCGGTACCACTACAATGGCACTCTGCTGGATGGGACCCCCTTCGACTCCAG CTACAGCAAGGGCAGCACCTATGACACCTACGTGGGCACGGGGTGGCTGATCAAGGGCATGgaccaggggctgctggggatgtgcGCTGGGGAGAAGAGGAGCATCATCATCCCCCCGTTCCTGGCCTATGGGGAGAAGGGCTACG GGACGGTGATCCCGCCGCAGGCATCGCTGGTGTTCAGCGTGCTGCTGGTGGATTTCCACAATCCCAAGGATGGCGTCTTCCTGGAGCACCTGGAGGTGCCAGAGACCTGCAAGCGCCGGGCTGTGACCGGGGACTTTGTCCGCTACCACTACAACGGGACACTCATGGATGGGACCCTCTTTGACTCCAG CTACTCCCGCAATCAGACCTACAACACCTACATTGGCAAGGGCTACATCATCCCTGGCATGGATCAGGGGCTGCAGGGCGTCTGCGTGGGAGAGCACCGGCGAGTGGTCATCCCCCCACACCTGGCTTACGGGGAGAACGGTGCAG GGGATAAAATTCCCGGCTCAGCCGTGCTCATCTTTGATGTGCACATCATCGATTTCCACAACCCCGCGGACCCGGTGGAGATCGAGACCGTGTTCCGGCCCGAGGGCTGCAATGTCACCAGCCGCCACCGCGACTTCGTGCGCTACCACTACAACTGCTCCCTGCTGGATGGCACCCGGCTCTTCTCCTC CCATGACTACGAGAAGCCCCAGGAGGTGACTCTGGGGGCCAACAAGGTGATTGAGGGGCTCAACAGTGGCCTGCTGGACATGTGTGCAGGGGAGAGAAGGGTGCTCATCGTGCCCCCACACCTGGGCCACGGGGAGAGCGGAG CCCGGGGGGTGCCTGGCAGCGCCGTGCTGCGCTTCGAGGTGGAGCTGATCTCCATGGAGGAGGGGGTTCCTGAGGGCTACCTCTTCATCTGGCATGGGGAGCCACCAGCCAACCTGTACGAGCAGATGGACCTCAACAAGGACGGGGGGATCCCTGCTGAAGAG TTCTCCACCTTCATCAAGACCCAGGTGGCAGAGGGGAAAGGCCGCCTGATGCCCAGCTCTGACCCAGAGAAAGTCATTGCTGACATGTTCCAGAACCAGGACCGCAACCAGGACGGGAAGATCACACCCGAGGAGCTGAAGCTCAAGTCGGATGAGGACCAGGAGAAGATCCATGAGGAGCTCTGA
- the P3H4 gene encoding endoplasmic reticulum protein SC65, whose protein sequence is MGGAVPVAVPVAVPVARALLAALAAGLCAAQYEQYSVRGFPAAALEPLQSAYERALEQYADAQWAESAQGLEASLRLHRLLRDSEAHCHRRCAGEPPPAGDGPAGEREWERELRLFGRLLLRAGCLRACKRELPVFQLRYPPAQTLRDFQRRQPYQYLHYALFKSNKIEKAVSAAHTFLQKNPKHEMTLRYLNYYRTMLDVDEYLVDLEARPYEPIFVRAVKLYNGGDFRSSAADMEQALAEYYKAYEDCLAGCEGAYELQEFKDFYPAIADHFVSVLQCKVDCETELTPNVGGYFVEKFVATMYHYLQFAYYKLNDVQDAVRSVSSYMLFDPGDTVMQQNLVYYRFHRERWRLREEDFEPRPEAVRYHNQTATQKKMLEFARQYLQDDDDEMEVDGAEGLEVLDLPSDGEFEGEGDYEEGFFSEWWQEPKTKGDKDDQEIL, encoded by the exons ATGGGCGGCGCGGTGCCGGTAGCGGTGCCGGTAGCGGTGCCGGTAGCGCGGGCGCTGctggcggcgctggcggcggggcTGTGCGCGGCGCAGTACGAGCAGTACAGCGTGCGCGGCTTCCCCGCGGCCGCGCTGGAGCCGCTGCAGAGCGCCTACGAGCGGGCGCTGGAGCAGTACGCGGACGCGCAGTGGGCGGAGAGCGCTCAGGGGCTGGAGGCCAGCCTGCGGCTCCATAGGCTGCTGCGGGACAGCGAGGCGCATTGCCACCGCCGCTGCGCCGGGGAGCCCCCGCCCGCCGGGGACGGGCCCGCCGGGGAGCGGGAGTGGGAGCGGGAGCTGCGGCTCTTCGGGCGGCTGCTGCTCCGAGCCGGCTGCCTGCGAGCCTGCAAGCGGGAGCTGCCCGTGTTCCAGCTGCGCTACCCGCCGGCGCAGACCCTGCGCGACTTCCAGCGCCGCCAGCCCTACCAGTACCTGCACTACGCGCTCTTCAAG TCAAACAAGATCGAGAAAGCCGTGTCTGCTGCCCACACCTTCCTgcagaaaaaccccaagcatGAGATGACCTTGAGGTACCTGAACTACTACAGGACCATGCTGGATGTGGATGAATACCTGGTTGACCTGGAAGCTCGGCCCTATGAG CCGATATTCGTGCGGGCAGTGAAGCTGTACAACGGTGGGGATTTCCGGAGCAGTGCAGCCGACatggagcaggctctggccGAGTACTACAAGGCCTATGAGGACTGTCTGGCCGGCTGTGAGGGCGCCTACGAGCTCCAGGAGTTCAAGGATTTCTACCCTGCCATCGCAG ACCACTTTGTGAGCGTGCTGCAGTGCAAGGTGGACTGCGAGACCGAGCTCACCCCCAACGTGGGCGGCTACTTCGTGGAGAAATTCGTGGCCACCATGTACCACTACCTACAATTCGCTTACTACAAGC TGAACGACGTGCAGGACGCGGTGCGCAGCGTCTCCAGCTACATGCTCTTCGACCCGGGGGACACGGTGATGCAGCAGAACCTGGTCTATTACCGCTTCCACCGCGAGCGCTGGCGCCTCCGTGAGGAAGACTTCGAGCCACGGCCG GAAGCCGTGAGGTACCACAACCAGACGGCCACTCAGAAGAAGATGCTGGAGTTTGCCCGGCAGTACCTgcaggatgatgatgatgag aTGGAGGTGGATGGCgctgaggggctggaggtgctggacCTGCCCTCTGATGGCGAGTTTGAGGGTGAAGGTGACTACGAGGAGGGATTCTTCTCAGAGTGGTGGCAGGAACCCAAGACCAAAGGAGACAAAGATGACCAAG AGATCCTATGA